In a single window of the Gossypium hirsutum isolate 1008001.06 chromosome A13, Gossypium_hirsutum_v2.1, whole genome shotgun sequence genome:
- the LOC107951322 gene encoding laccase-7, with product MITQCPIRPGCKYIYKFTIIDQEGTLWWHAHVSFLRATVYGALIIRPRDGHSYPFPMPYKEVPILLGEWWNTNVFDVEKLAVATGAAPNLSIAYTINGWPGDLYPCSGNQMYKLKLLQGRTYLLRIINAALNHELFFKIANHKLTVVSIDARYTEPYVTNVVVSAPGQTVDVLLTADQPVGSYYMAATAYASADGVLFDNTTTRGVLAYDGAPSSTTPLMPVLPDFNDTPTAHKFYSNLTGLVGGPHWEPVPLKVDHEMLVTIGLGLEPCPVNTSCKGPKLSASMNNVSFVRPTSLSMLQAFFFNVNGVYTTDFPAKPTIEFDYTNASINNNIPMLFAPKGTKLTKLKFNSTVEIIFQNTAILGVENHPMHLHGFDFHVLAQGFGNYNPATDRKKHNSINPQMRNTIAVPAGGWAVTRFTANNPGVWVLHCHLDMHLPLGLATAFVVENGPTPETTLPPPPVDLPQC from the exons ATGATCACTCAATGTCCAATTCGACCTggatgtaaatacatatataaattcacaatCATTGACCAAGAGGGAACCCTTTGGTGGCATGCTCACGTCTCATTTCTCCGTGCCACTGTCTACGGTGCACTCATCATACGCCCCAGAGATGGCCACTCTTATCCATTCCCTATGCCCTACAAGGAAGTTCCCATCCTTTTAG GTGAGTGGTGGAACACTAATGTCTTTGATGTGGAGAAGCTGGCAGTGGCTACGGGCGCTGCCCCAAACCTTTCCATTGCTTATACAATAAATGGATGGCCCGGTGATCTTTACCCATGCTCTGGAAATC AAATGTACAAGCTTAAGTTGTTGCAAGGGAGGACCTATCTCTTACGTATCATCAATGCTGCACTCAATCACGAGCTCTTTTTCAAGATAGCCAATCATAAGTTGACAGTTGTCAGCATTGACGCCCGCTACACTGAGCCTTATGTCACCAACGTCGTGGTAAGTGCCCCTGGACAGACGGTCGACGTTTTGCTAACTGCGGATCAGCCGGTCGGGTCATATTACATGGCCGCTACAGCATACGCAAGCGCTGATGGTGTACTATTTGATAATACTACCACAAGGGGTGTCCTCGCCTATGATGGTGCTCCGTCGTCGACAACGCCTCTAATGCCAGTCCTTCCGGATTTTAATGACACTCCCACGGCGCACAAGTTTTACAGCAACCTTACTGGGTTGGTTGGTGGGCCTCACTGGGAGCCGGTCCCGCTTAAAGTTGATCATGAGATGTTGGTGACGATTGGGTTGGGGCTGGAGCCCTGTCCGGTAAACACAAGTTGCAAGGGTCCAAAACTCTCAGCCAGCATGAACAATGTATCCTTTGTGAGACCTACCAGCTTGTCCATGTTGCAAGCCTTTTTCTTCAACGTCAATGGAGTTTACACCACTGATTTCCCTGCGAAGCCCACCATTGAATTTGACTACACCAACGCTAGCATTAACAACAACATTCCGATGCTGTTTGCCCCCAAAGGAACCAAGTTGACAAAGCTTAAGTTCAACTCAACTGTGGAGATAATCTTTCAGAACACAGCTATCCTTGGTGTAGAGAATCATCCCATGCACCTCCATGGCTTTGACTTCCATGTATTGGCTCAAGGGTTTGGAAACTATAACCCTGCCACTGATAGAAAGAAGCACAATTCTATTAACCCACAAATGCGTAACACAATTGCTGTTCCAGCAGGTGGATGGGCCGTTACCAGGTTTACAGCTAATAATCCGG GTGTATGGGTACTGCATTGCCACCTCGACATGCACCTCCCATTGGGCCTTGCCACTGCCTTCGTGGTTGAGAACGGCCCAACGCCGGAAACAACCTTGCCTCCACCGCCGGTGGATCTACCACAGTGCTAG